The Paenibacillus spongiae nucleotide sequence CACAGCCGTAATGACATACATGTTCGGGTAACCGATATTCCGGTTGATGAATACGAGCAGCCTGCTTAGACTCACCTGATATAAATCGGTAAATATCAGAAAGCGCCCGATCACGACGAACAGGAACAGCACGAATACCGTCGTGACTGTGCTCCAGAATAGCGGGATCATCCACCTAAGCTTCAATTTTGTAGCCGACCCCCCAGACGGTATGAATGATCTTCTCGCCATCCATTTCCTTGACCAGCTTCTCGCGGAGACGGCTCATGTGAACCGTGACGGAATTGTTGGAATCGTAATATTTCTCTTTCCAGATCATCTCGAAGATATCTTCCGAATTGAATACTCTGCCCGGATGGCTGGCAAGAAGATGCAGTATGCCGAATTCGATCGGCGTCAATTTGATCGGCCGCCCTTCGAAGCTGACGGTGTGCGTCTGCTTATTGATTTCAAGCGATTGAATACGAATCAGGTTATCCGGCTGCATCTGCTGCGGCTGTGCGTTGAAATAAGTGCGGCGAAGGAGCGATTTCACGCGGGCAATCAGTTCCAGCGGGTTGAACGGCTTGACCATATAGTCGTCCGCACCCGTCATGAGCCCCGTTATCTTGTCCATATCGCCATCCTTGGCGCTTATCATGAGAATTGGCGTCGTCTTCGTTTCGCGAATTTGCATACAGACGCTTAGACCGTCCAGACCGGGCATCATAATATCCAGAATGACCAGGTCAATGCCGTCTTCCTTCATGATTTCGAGAGCGGACAGCCCGTCTCCGGCTTTGCTGACCGTATATCCTTCATTGCTTAAGTAGATTTCGATAAGCTGAGCAATCTTCGGATCGTCATCGACGATCAAGATATGACGATTCATGATATCATCCTTTAATAAAGTTATCTTATCCGGCAGTATGCCCTTATAGTTAGACGAGTGCCGCTGTCAAAGAGTTTCATATGAAGCCAGAGGCTCCTGTCGGATACGGCTTCCGAAAGGAGTGCTGATTTACTGCCTATGGGATAGATCTAGCTGTTCAGCCTCTAGCGAACCGGAGCTTCCGATCTCGCTGAGCCGCGGCTGCTGAGCGGCAAACTCCCGGTACAGCTCGTGCTTATCCAACAATTCTTCATGCGTGCCTCTCCCGGTGATGGTGCCCTTCTCGATAAACAGAATTTGATCTGCGTCAACGACCGACGATAGCCTATGGGCGATTATAAGCGTCGTACGGCCATCCATCAGATTTTTCAGCGCTTCCTGGACGACAATCTCGGATTGTTGCTCCGATCGCTTATTGAAATTGGGTAAAAAAGGTCGTGATTGGGCTCATCGGCATGACGATTTGGATTAAGTATAGAATGAATGCGACGAGATCGCCAGCGGTGCTCCATAAGCCTAATGCTTTCTGCCCTGCATGTCTGACGGAGGCAGGACGTTGAAATGAAGTTACCATATGCTGGTATCGCAGGATTAGCATACACTTATGGGTTTAACAGGTGATTAACCGTAAATAAACTTCATATGAACGACAACTATTTTACCATGACTCGTATCGTCGATAAAAACGGCGGATTGACACCCTACCAAGTGAAATGGCATGATGAGGTAAAAATATCCATAAGGCGGCGATTAAGTTGGATACGAATACATTCAAGCTTGGAACGATAACACCCATTCTCCGTATATTCGACGTTCCAAAAGCAAAAGAGTTTTATGTCGGGTTCCTGGGGTTTACTGTCGATTGGGAGCATACGTTCGAGGAAAACTTTCCATTATACATACAGGTGTCGAATGGCGGCTGCATCCTGCATTTGTCGGAGCATCACGGGGACTGCTGTCCTGGGGCTGCAATCCGTATTCAGGCGGACAACGTGAAAGCTTTACATGCATCTCTGCTTGCCCAATCCTACAAATTCGCCAGACCTGGCTTGGAGAAGACCCCTTGGAACTCGCTTGAGGTGCAGGTGACCGATCCGTTCGGCAACAGGATTGTATTCTACGAAGCGAATGATTAGGATGCAGAAGGCTGTCCCACTTGTCATCTCTGATGACTCCCGGGGCAGCCTATCTTGATTTATTGTCATTAATAATTAATTCCATTAATAGATTGTCCCGGCTTAAACTTCTTCCCCTTCTTGTATGCGCCATTACGATTGCAGCGCCGGAAGAATGTCTTCGAACAGCAGCCGTTTGGCGTATATGGCATCGCTCTTTCCAGTTGGTTCCTTGCGTACAGCGGCGACGATTTGACGTTCTGGTATAACGAAGATGTACTGGCCTCCATACCCTTTGGCGAAATACAGATCGACCGCTCCGTTATGCTCCTTGGAGGATATCCACCAGTGGTAGCCATATGCCCCGAAGATGGGCGGTTCGTAGTGAAGATAACCTTTGTGATGCATCGAAGTAGAGTCGCTTACCCACGCCTCCGGAATAATCTGTTCACCGTTCCATGCGCCTCCCTGCAAATACAGCAATCCGAACTTGGCCATATCCCGGGAAGCGAGATGAAGCCCGGCCCCGCCTTCATGAATGCCATGCAAACTATTCCAGCGCGGCTTGCGGAAATTAAGCTTGCGGAACAGATGCATATCCGCATAGTCATAGACAGGCATACCGGTTGCCTGACTAAGGATGGCGGACAGCAGGTAGGAGCCGCCCGAATTATACGTGAATGCTTCACCCGGATCATGCGCCATCGGCCGATCCAGAACGAATCGGACGGCTTCTTCCGCACGTTTCATCGCCCAATACGGTTTATCGAATTCCGGCCAGTCAAAGCCGGGTGTCATCGTTAACAGATGCTTGATGCGGATCGCTTTCTTCCGGGAATCCTTGTCTCGATGGATCTGCATAAAGTATTCGGATATCGGCTGCTCCACATCGTCGATTTCTCCGCGCTTTATCGCAATGCCGATAAGAGCGGATAGAATGCTCTTGGTACACGAGTATACGGCCCCGACGCGATCATCCTGACCGTCATGCCACTCCCATGCTTGTACCCCGTGCTGCACAAGGACAATATCTTTAATCTTCCAGCTGCGGTACTCGGGTATCCGTTCCTCTAATCTACGCAGATTTAGGGGCGGCTTGTCCATGGAATCGTTTATTTTCTGCCGCTCTATGTTTGCGCTCAGTTGCATCGTTGACCGCCTCCTTCACAAGCATAGTATATCATTAACCAGATCTAACTAGCGCATCAAACAAACAGAATAAGGAACCGCCATCACGTGCGGTTCCTTATCGTTCCGATCCGCCCGACTAACCGCGGGAGGGTTCGGACATCGTCTTCTTTAACTCAGCCGTCAATGCGGCCAGATGCCCGTCGTTGGCCATGACTTGCTCGAGATGGACCATTCGGCGAGGAGATGCGGTGTTCATCATCGTTTCGGAATAATTACGGTTAATCCAGAAACGCGCATGGCCGGCAATATAGTCGCGCAGCTCCTGAAGATCCTCTTCCCTGTAGCGCTGGCATAAATTAATGGTGAACATCCTCCGGTTCGGTCCTCCGTTGAAGGAGGCATGGAAGGTGTTGTGATCGAACACGAGAATATCGCCCGGCTCCACATCCAGTGTGACAGAGGGCACCTGGCCGCCGGCGATCCCCCATAGTTCGCTGCTCTTCCTCATTTTATCCGTTAAATCCTTGCCAAACCGATCATCCAGCCGGTGACTGCCTGGAATAACGCGAAGCGCTCCCGAATCTCCGTCCAGCTTATCCAGATAGAATGCGATTTTGATATGTTTATACTTATGATGATAGCCGTCGCGATGCCAACCCGTTTCACCCGTGTAGTAATTGCCGTCACTGCCCATATAGTTGAAGTCCTCGCCCAGCAGCGATGCCCCTATGCCTTCGATCCGAGGATCGTCCAGCAGCGTATTCATTCTTGCGCGCTGATCGATGAAGGGAACGATACATGTCCGTTTCGTTCCGTCATGCGCAGCAATGTCCGGCCTCCCCGGAAAGGTTTGCGTAAATTCATCGGTAATCCAATCGATGCTGTCGCTTAGAAGCTGTGGGAATTTAATAAATCCGAAGGTTTCAAAAAAAACGATTTGGGCTGCGGTTAAGCTCATATCTACCTCTCCCTATTCTCAATTGTACACCTTCAAAAAGCGCTTCAACATTTGATCAGAAATGCAATGCCGCTAATCAATTTAGTCGACAGTGAATATGTAATGCTGCGCTCCCCCTCTTCCCTATTCTGCATGGAGTGTCAATTCCCTCCAATATATTTACAGCAACTGCAAAAAATGAACGCAAGGCAATCCGTACGACATGGCTTCCGTCCGAACCTCATAGCTGCGCCGCGGCCAGTAAGCCAATCATTTGTCCAACCGGTATTACAGAAGCACTTTCAACAATCAAGCAGGAATTTGTCCTTGCAAGGCGAATGTCTTTTAAGTCTTATACATATTAGGCTTACGATTTTCTTTTACTTAATGGAGGTAATAATTAATGGCATTGATTAATTGCGACTTTTATTCGGAAGCGCTTGGCTTGTCCACTTCTATGA carries:
- a CDS encoding serine hydrolase domain-containing protein produces the protein MQLSANIERQKINDSMDKPPLNLRRLEERIPEYRSWKIKDIVLVQHGVQAWEWHDGQDDRVGAVYSCTKSILSALIGIAIKRGEIDDVEQPISEYFMQIHRDKDSRKKAIRIKHLLTMTPGFDWPEFDKPYWAMKRAEEAVRFVLDRPMAHDPGEAFTYNSGGSYLLSAILSQATGMPVYDYADMHLFRKLNFRKPRWNSLHGIHEGGAGLHLASRDMAKFGLLYLQGGAWNGEQIIPEAWVSDSTSMHHKGYLHYEPPIFGAYGYHWWISSKEHNGAVDLYFAKGYGGQYIFVIPERQIVAAVRKEPTGKSDAIYAKRLLFEDILPALQS
- a CDS encoding VOC family protein, which codes for MDTNTFKLGTITPILRIFDVPKAKEFYVGFLGFTVDWEHTFEENFPLYIQVSNGGCILHLSEHHGDCCPGAAIRIQADNVKALHASLLAQSYKFARPGLEKTPWNSLEVQVTDPFGNRIVFYEAND
- a CDS encoding phytanoyl-CoA dioxygenase family protein; protein product: MSLTAAQIVFFETFGFIKFPQLLSDSIDWITDEFTQTFPGRPDIAAHDGTKRTCIVPFIDQRARMNTLLDDPRIEGIGASLLGEDFNYMGSDGNYYTGETGWHRDGYHHKYKHIKIAFYLDKLDGDSGALRVIPGSHRLDDRFGKDLTDKMRKSSELWGIAGGQVPSVTLDVEPGDILVFDHNTFHASFNGGPNRRMFTINLCQRYREEDLQELRDYIAGHARFWINRNYSETMMNTASPRRMVHLEQVMANDGHLAALTAELKKTMSEPSRG
- a CDS encoding response regulator transcription factor, translating into MNRHILIVDDDPKIAQLIEIYLSNEGYTVSKAGDGLSALEIMKEDGIDLVILDIMMPGLDGLSVCMQIRETKTTPILMISAKDGDMDKITGLMTGADDYMVKPFNPLELIARVKSLLRRTYFNAQPQQMQPDNLIRIQSLEINKQTHTVSFEGRPIKLTPIEFGILHLLASHPGRVFNSEDIFEMIWKEKYYDSNNSVTVHMSRLREKLVKEMDGEKIIHTVWGVGYKIEA